In Brassica napus cultivar Da-Ae unplaced genomic scaffold, Da-Ae ScsIHWf_569;HRSCAF=851, whole genome shotgun sequence, the following are encoded in one genomic region:
- the LOC125604571 gene encoding protein Ycf2-like: MKGHQFKSWIFELREIVREIKNSHYFLDSWTQINSVGSFIHIFFHQERFRKLLDPRIFSILLLRNSQGSTSNRYFTIKGVVLFVVAALLYRINNRNMVESKNLYLKGLLPIPMNSIGPRNDTSEESFGSSNINRLIVSLLYFTKGKKISESCFRDPKESTRVLPITKKCIMPESNWSSRWWRNWIGKKRDFCCKISNETVAGIDISFKEKDIKYLEFLFVYYMDDPIRKGHDWELFDRLSPNKRRNIINLNSGQLFEILVKDWICYLMFAFREKIPIEVEGFFKQQGAGSTIQSNDIEHVSHLFSRNKRAISLQNCAQFHMWQFHQDLFVSWGKNPHESDFLRKIYRERIGFG; this comes from the coding sequence ATGAAAGGACATCAATTCAAATCCTGGATTTTCGAATTGAGAGAAATAGTGAGAGAGATCAAGAATTCTCACTATTTCTTAGATTCATGGACCCAAATCAATTCAGTGGGATCtttcattcatatttttttccacCAAGAACGTTTTAGAAAACTCTTGGACCCTCGAATTTTTAGTATCCTACTTTTGCGCAATTCACAGGGTTCAACAAGCAATCGATATTTCACGATCAAGGGTGTAGTACTATTTGTAGTAGCGGCCCTTCTATATCGTATTAACAATCGAAATATGGTCGAAAGCAAAAATCTCTATTTGAAAGGGCTTCTTCCTATACCTATGAATTCCATTGGACCCAGAAATGATACATCGGAAGAATCTTTTGGGTCTTCCAATATCAATAGGTTGATTGTTTCGCTCCTGTAttttacaaaaggaaaaaagatcTCTGAGAGCTGTTTCCGGGATCCGAAAGAGAGTACTCGGGTTCTCCCAATAACTAAAAAGTGTATCATGCCTGAATCTAACTGGAGTTCGCGGTGGTGGAGGAACTGGATCGGAAAAAAGAGggatttttgttgtaagatATCTAATGAAACCGTCGCTGGAATTGATATCTCATTTAAAgagaaagatatcaaatatctggagtttctttttgtatattatatggaTGATCCGATCCGCAAGGGCCATGATTGGGAATTGTTTGATCGTCTTTCTCCGAATAAGAGGCGAAACATAATCAACTTGAATTCGGGACAGCTATTCGAAATCTTAGTGAAAGACTGGATTTGTTATCTCATGTTTGCTTTTCGTGAAAAAATACCAATTGAAGTGGAGGGTTTCTTCAAACAACAAGGAGCTGGGTCAACTATTCAATCAAATGATATTGAGCATGTTTCCCATCTCTTCTCGAGAAACAAGCGGGCTATTTCTTTGCAAAATTGTGCTCAATTTCATATGTGGCAATTCCACCAAGATCTCTTCGTTAGTTGGGGGAAGAATCCGCACGAATCGGATTTTTTGAGGAAAATATATCGAGAGAGAATTGGATTTGGTTAG
- the LOC125604572 gene encoding protein Ycf2-like — translation MDPNQFSGIFHSYFFHQERFRKLLDPRIFSILLLRNSQGSTSNRYFTIKGVVLFVVAALLYRINNRNMVESKNLYLKGLLPIPMNSIGPRNDTSEESFGSSNINRLIVSLLYFTKGKKISESCFRDPKESTRVLPITKKCIMPESNWSSRWWRNWIGKKRDFCCKISNETVAGIDISFKEKDIKYLEFLFVYYMDDPIRKGHDWELFDRLSPNKRRNIINLNSGQLFEILVKDWICYLMFAFREKIPIEVEGFFKQQGAGSTIQSNDIEHVSHLFSRNKRAISLQNCAQFHMWQFHQDLFVSWGKNPHESDFLRKISRENWIWLDNVWLVNKDRFFSKVRNVSSNIQYDSTRSSFVQVTDSSQLNGSSDQFIDPFDSISNEDSEYHYHTLINQREIQQLKERSILWDPSFIQTEGREIESDRFPKYLSGYSSMPRLFTEREKRMNNHLLPEESEEFFWNSTRAIRSFFSDRWSELHLGSNPTERSTRDQKLLKKEQDVSFVPSRRSENKEIVNIFKIITYLQNTVSIHPISSDLGCDTVPKDELDMDSSNKISFLNKNPFFYLFHLFHERKRGGYTLRHDFESEERFQEMADLFTLSITEPDLVYHKGFAFSIDSYGLDQRQFLKEVFNSRDELKKKSLLVLPPIFYEENESFYRRIRKNWVRISCGNFFEDPKPKRVVFASNNIMEAVNQYRLIRNLIQIQFQYSPYGYIRNVLNRFFLMKRPDRNFEYGIQRDLIGNDTLNHRTIMKDTINQHLSNLKKSQKKWFDPLIFLSRTERSINRDPNAYRYKWSNGSKNFQEHLKHFVSERKSRFQVVFDRLCINQYSIDWSEVIDKKDLSKSLRFFLSKLLRFLSKLLLFLSNSLPFFFVSFENIPIHRSEIHIYELKGPNDQPCNQLLESIGLQIVHFKKLKPFLLDDHNTSQKSKFLINGGTISPFLFNKIPKWMIDSFHTRKNRRKSFDNTDSYFSIVSHDQDNWLNPVKPFQRSSLISSFSKANRLRFLNNPHHFCFYCNKRFPFYVEKARLNNSDFTYGQFLTILFIHNKIFSSCGGKKKHAFLERDTISPSSIESQVSNIFISNDFPQSGDERYNLYKSFHFPIRSDPLVRRAIYSIADISGTPLIEGQRVNLERTYCQTLSDMNLSDSEEKSLHQYLNFNSNVGLIHTPCSEKYLQRKKRSLCLKKCVDKGQMDRTFQRDSAFSTLSKWNLFQTYMPWFFTSTGYKYLNLIFLDIFSDLLRILSSSQKFVSIFHDIMYGLDISWRILQKKLCLPQRNLISEISSKSLHNLLLSEEMIHRNNESSLISTHLRSPNVREVLYSILFLLLVAGYIVRTHLLFVSRAYSELQTEFEKIKSLMIPSYMIELRKLLDRYPTSEQNSFWLKNLFLVALEQLGDCLEEIRGSGGNMLWGGDPAYGVKSIRSKKTDLKINFIDIIDLISIIPNPINRITFSRNTRHLSHTSKDIYSLIRKRKNVSGDWIDDKIESWVANSDSIDDKEREFLVQFSTLRAEKRIDQILLSLTHSDHLSKNDSGYQMIEQPGTIYLRYLVDIHKKYLMNYEFNTSCLAERRIFLAHYQTITYSQTSCGANSFHFPSHGKPFSLRLALSPSRSILVIGSIGTGRSYLVKYLATNSYVPFITVCLNKFLDNKPKGFFLMISILMIVTILMLVTILIVNLIRSWSF, via the coding sequence ATGGACCCAAATCAATTCAGTGGGATCTTTCATTCATATTTTTTCCACCAAGAACGTTTTAGAAAACTCTTGGACCCTCGAATTTTTAGTATCCTACTTTTGCGCAATTCACAGGGTTCAACAAGCAATCGATATTTCACGATCAAGGGTGTAGTACTATTTGTAGTAGCGGCCCTTCTATATCGTATTAACAATCGAAATATGGTCGAAAGCAAAAATCTCTATTTGAAAGGGCTTCTTCCTATACCTATGAATTCCATTGGACCCAGAAATGATACATCGGAAGAATCTTTTGGGTCTTCCAATATCAATAGGTTGATTGTTTCGCTCCTGTAttttacaaaaggaaaaaagatcTCTGAGAGCTGTTTCCGGGATCCGAAAGAGAGTACTCGGGTTCTCCCAATAACTAAAAAGTGTATCATGCCTGAATCTAACTGGAGTTCGCGGTGGTGGAGGAACTGGATCGGAAAAAAGAGggatttttgttgtaagatATCTAATGAAACCGTCGCTGGAATTGATATCTCATTTAAAgagaaagatatcaaatatctggagtttctttttgtatattatatggaTGATCCGATCCGCAAGGGCCATGATTGGGAATTGTTTGATCGTCTTTCTCCGAATAAGAGGCGAAACATAATCAACTTGAATTCGGGACAGCTATTCGAAATCTTAGTGAAAGACTGGATTTGTTATCTCATGTTTGCTTTTCGTGAAAAAATACCAATTGAAGTGGAGGGTTTCTTCAAACAACAAGGAGCTGGGTCAACTATTCAATCAAATGATATTGAGCATGTTTCCCATCTCTTCTCGAGAAACAAGCGGGCTATTTCTTTGCAAAATTGTGCTCAATTTCATATGTGGCAATTCCACCAAGATCTCTTCGTTAGTTGGGGGAAGAATCCGCACGAATCGGATTTTTTGAGGAAAATATCGAGAGAGAATTGGATTTGGTTAGACAATGTGTGGTTGGTAAACAAGGATAGATTTTTTAGCAAGGTACGAAATGTATCGTCAAATATTCAATATGATTCTACAAGATCTAGTTTCGTTCAAGTAACGGATTCTAGCCAATTGAACGGATCTTCTGATCAATTCATAGATCCTTTCGATTCCATTAGTAATGAGGATTCGGAATATCACTATCACACATTGATCAATCAAAGAGAGATTCAACAACTAAAAGAAAGATCGATTCTTTGGGATCCTTCCTTTATTCAAACGGAAGGAAGAGAGATAGAATCAGACCGATTCCCTAAATACCTTTCTGGATATTCCTCAATGCCCCGGCTATTCACGGAACGTGAAAAGCGAATGAATAATCATCTGCTTCCGGAAGAAAGCgaagaatttttttggaattctacAAGAGCCATTCGTTCTTTTTTCTCTGACAGATGGTCAGAACTTCATCTGGGTTCGAATCCTACTGAGAGGTCCACTAGGGATCAGAAATTGTTGAAGAAAGAACAAGATGTTTCTTTTGTCCCTTCCAGGCGatcggaaaataaagaaatagttaatatattcaAGATAATTACGTATTTACAAAATACCGTCTCAATTCATCCTATTTCATCAGATCTGGGATGTGATACGGTTCCGAAGGATGAACTGGATATGGACAGTTCCAATAAGATTTCATTCTTGaacaaaaatccatttttttatttatttcatctaTTCCATGAACGGAAGAGGGGGGGATACACGTTACGCCACGATTTTGAGTCAGAAGAGAGATTTCAAGAAATGGCAGATCTATTCACTCTATCAATAACCGAGCCGGATCTGGTGTATCATAAGGGATTTGCCTTTTCTATTGATTCCTACGGATTGGATCAAAGACAATTCTTGAAGGAGGTTTTCAACTCCAGGgatgaattgaaaaagaaatctTTATTGGTTCTACCTCctattttttatgaagaaaatgaatcttTTTATCGAAGGATCAGAAAAAATTGGGTCCGGATCTCCTGCGGGAATTTTTTTGaagatccaaaaccaaaaagagtGGTATTTGCTAGCAACAACATAATGGAGGCAGTCAATCAATATAGATTGATCCGAAATCTGATTCAAATCCAATTCCAATATAGTCCCTATGGGTACATAAGAAATGTATTGAAtcgattctttttaatgaagagACCTGATCGCAACTTCGAATATGGAATTCAAAGGGATCTAATAGGAAATGATACTCTGAATCATAGAACTATAATGAAAGATACGATCAACCAACAtttatcgaatttgaaaaagagtcagaagaaatggttcgatcctcttatttttctttctcgaaCCGAGAGATCCATAAATCGGGATCCTAATGCATATAGATACAAATGGTCCAATGGGAGCAAGAATTTCCAGGAGCATTTGAAACATTTCGTTTCTGAGCGGAAGAGCCGTTTTCAAGTAGTGTTCGATCGATTATGTATTAATCAATATTCGATTGATTGGTCTGAGgttattgataaaaaagattTGTCTAAGTCACTTCGTTTCTTTTTGTCCAAGTTACTTCGTTTTTTGTCCAAGTTACTTCTCTTTTTGTCTAACTCacttccttttttctttgtgaGTTTCGAGAATATCCCCATTCATAGGTCTGAGATCCACATCTATGAATTGAAAGGTCCGAACGATCAACCCTGCAATCAGTTGTTAGAATCAATAGGTCTTCAAAtcgttcattttaaaaaattgaaaccctTTTTATTGGATGATCATAATACTTCTCAAAAATCGAAATTCTTGATCAATGGAGGAACAATATCACCATTTTTGTTCAATAAGATACCAAAGTGGATGATTGACTCATTCCATACTAGAAAGAATCGCAGGAAATCTTTTGATAACACGGATTCCTATTTCTCAATCGTATCCCACGATCAAGACAATTGGCTGAATCCCGTGAAACCATTTCAGAGAAGTTCAttgatatcttctttttctaaagCAAATCGACTTCGATTCTTGAATAATCCACATCACTTCTGCTTCTATTGTAACAAAAGATTCCCTTTTTATGTGGAAAAGGCCCGTCTCAATAATTCTGATTTTACGTATGGACAATTCCTCACTATCTTGTTCAttcacaacaaaatattttcttcgtgtggtggtaaaaaaaaacatgctttTTTGGAGAGAGATACTATTTCACCTTCGTCAATCGAGTCACAGGTATCTAACATATTCATATCTAACGATTTTCCACAAAGTGGTGACGAAAGGTATAACTTGTACAAATCTTTCCATTTTCCAATTCGATCCGATCCATTAGTTCGTAGAGCTATTTACTCGATTGCAGACATTTCTGGAACACCTCTAATAGAGGGACAAAGAGTAAATTTGGAAAGAACGTATTGTCAAACTCTTTCAGATATGAATCTATCCGATTCAGAAGAGAAGAGCTTGCATCAGTATCTCAATTTCAATTCAAACGTGGGTTTGATTCACACTCCATGTTCTGAGAAATATTTACAGAGGAAAAAACGGAGTCTTTGCCTAAAAAAATGCGTTGACAAAGGGCAGATGGATAGAACCTTTCAACGAGATAGTGCTTTTTCAACTCTCTCAAAATGGAATCTATTCCAAACATATATGCCATGGTTCTTTACTTCGACAGGGtacaaatatctaaatttgatatttttagatattttttcagACCTATTGCGGATACTAAGTAGCAGTCAAAAATTTGTATCCATTTTTCATGATATTATGTATGGATTAGATATATCATGGCGAATTCTTCAGAAAAAATTGTGTCTTCCACAAAGGAATCTGATAAGTGAGATTTCGAGTAAGTCTTTACATAATCTTCTTCTGTCCGAAGAAATGATTCATCGAAATAATGAGTCATCGTTGATATCGACACATCTGAGATCGCCAAATGTTCGTGAGGTCCTCTATTCAatccttttccttcttcttgttgCTGGATATATCGTTCGTACACATCTTCTCTTTGTTTCCCGAGCCTATAGTGAGTTACAGACAGAGTTCGAAAAGATCAAATCTTTGATGATTCCATCATACATGATTGAGTTGCGAAAACTTCTGGATAGGTATCCTACATCTGAACAGAATTCTTTCTGGTTAAAGAATCTTTTTCTAGTTGCTCTGGAACAATTAGGAGATTGTCTAGAAGAAATACGGGGTTCTGGCGGCAACATGCTATGGGGTGGTGATCCCGCTTATGGGGTCAAATCAATACGTTCTAAGAAgacagatttgaaaataaacttCATCGATATCATCGATCTCATAAGTATCATACCAAATCCCATCAATCGAATCACTTTTTCGAGAAATACGAGACATCTAAGTCATACAAGTAAAGACATCTATTCattgataagaaaaagaaaaaacgtgaGCGGTGATtggattgatgataaaatagaaTCCTGGGTCGCGAACAGTGATTCGATTGATGATAAAGAAAGAGAATTCTTGGTTCAGTTCTCCACCTTAAGGGCAGAAAAAAGGATTGATCAAATTCTATTGAGTCTGACTCATAGTGATCATTTATCAAAGAATGACTCTGGTTATCAAATGATTGAACAACCGGGAACAATTTACTTACGATACTTAGTTGACATTCATAAAAAGTATCTAATGAATTATGAGTTCAATACATCCTGTTTAGCAGAAAGACGGATATTCCTTGCTCATTATCAGacaatcacttattcacaaacTTCGTGTGGGGCTAATAGTTTTCATTTCCCGTCTCATGGAAAACCCTTTTCGCTCCGCTTAGCCCTATCCCCCTCTAGGAGTATTTTAGTGATAGGTTCTATAGGAACCGGACGATCCTATTTGGTCAAATACCTAGCGACAAACTCCTATGTTCCTTTCATTACAGTATGTCTGAACAAGTTCCTGGATAACAAGCCGAAAGGTTTTTTCTTGATGATATCGATATTGATGATAGTGACGATATTGATGCTAGTAACGATATTGATCGTGAACTTGATACGGAGCTGGAGCTTCTAA
- the LOC125604570 gene encoding protein Ycf2-like gives MDRTFQRDSAFSTLSKWNLFQTYMPWFFTSTGYKYLNLIFLDIFSDLLRILSSSQKFVSIFHDIMYGLDISWRILQKKLCLPQRNLISEISSKSLHNLLLSEEMIHRNNESSLISTHLRSPNVREVLYSILFLLLVAGYIVRTHLLFVSRAYSELQTEFEKIKSLMIPSYMIELRKLLDRYPTSEQNSFWLKNLFLVALEQLGDCLEEIRGSGGNMLWGGDPAYGVKSIRSKKTDLKINFIDIIDLISIIPNPINRITFSRNTRHLSHTSKDIYSLIRKRKNVSGDWIDDKIESWVANSDSIDDKEREFLVQFSTLRAEKRIDQILLSLTHSDHLSKNDSGYQMIEQPGTIYLRYLVDIHKKYLMNYEFNTSCLAERRIFLAHYQTITYSQTSCGANSFHFPSHGKPFSLRLALSPLGVF, from the coding sequence ATGGATAGAACCTTTCAACGAGATAGTGCTTTTTCAACTCTCTCAAAATGGAATCTATTCCAAACATATATGCCATGGTTCTTTACTTCGACAGGGtacaaatatctaaatttgatatttttagatattttttcagACCTATTGCGGATACTAAGTAGCAGTCAAAAATTTGTATCCATTTTTCATGATATTATGTATGGATTAGATATATCATGGCGAATTCTTCAGAAAAAATTGTGTCTTCCACAAAGGAATCTGATAAGTGAGATTTCGAGTAAGTCTTTACATAATCTTCTTCTGTCCGAAGAAATGATTCATCGAAATAATGAGTCATCGTTGATATCGACACATCTGAGATCGCCAAATGTTCGTGAGGTCCTCTATTCAatccttttccttcttcttgttgCTGGATATATCGTTCGTACACATCTTCTCTTTGTTTCCCGAGCCTATAGTGAGTTACAGACAGAGTTCGAAAAGATCAAATCTTTGATGATTCCATCATACATGATTGAGTTGCGAAAACTTCTGGATAGGTATCCTACATCTGAACAGAATTCTTTCTGGTTAAAGAATCTTTTTCTAGTTGCTCTGGAACAATTAGGAGATTGTCTAGAAGAAATACGGGGTTCTGGCGGCAACATGCTATGGGGTGGTGATCCCGCTTATGGGGTCAAATCAATACGTTCTAAGAAgacagatttgaaaataaacttCATCGATATCATCGATCTCATAAGTATCATACCAAATCCCATCAATCGAATCACTTTTTCGAGAAATACGAGACATCTAAGTCATACAAGTAAAGACATCTATTCattgataagaaaaagaaaaaacgtgaGCGGTGATtggattgatgataaaatagaaTCCTGGGTCGCGAACAGTGATTCGATTGATGATAAAGAAAGAGAATTCTTGGTTCAGTTCTCCACCTTAAGGGCAGAAAAAAGGATTGATCAAATTCTATTGAGTCTGACTCATAGTGATCATTTATCAAAGAATGACTCTGGTTATCAAATGATTGAACAACCGGGAACAATTTACTTACGATACTTAGTTGACATTCATAAAAAGTATCTAATGAATTATGAGTTCAATACATCCTGTTTAGCAGAAAGACGGATATTCCTTGCTCATTATCAGacaatcacttattcacaaacTTCGTGTGGGGCTAATAGTTTTCATTTCCCGTCTCATGGAAAACCCTTTTCGCTCCGCTTAGCCCTATCCCCTCTAGGAGTATTTTAG